CCCCTGGCCCGTTACTTTCTAAGGCGGGGGTCGCCGTCCCGCCGGTGGGCGAAGAATCCCGGGCGcgcatggatggggggggggacccgccGGAATCTCTCCGCCCCACCCCGAAGGGTGGATGCCCGGGCTTTACCTAGACGCCGACCAGAccgagactggggggggggctttccgaACGGACGGACGAGCGAGTAGGGGAAAGGCCCGGGAAGAGTCGGtcggaaacccacccacccccaaattgcCCCCATTCCTGCCGCTGCCGAGGCCGCCTTTGGCTCGGAGGGCTTTCCAGTCCGGCAAGCGCTGGGCGGGCCCCCGCCGGCCTCCCCGGGGACCAAGAGGCGCCCGGACAGGAAGGCGCCCGAGAGGGCGGCCGACCCTGCTGGGCACCCAACGGAGGTCTTCGAAGCCGGCTCTCTCACCggctaactcccccccccccccaccgcccgtGGTCCCGAGCCGCCCCGGGCTCCCGTTCCCAGCCGGCGGAGGAGGAGAAGCTGTCCTGCGCCCGAGGAaagccgccctcctcctcctcctctcctctctgctgCTCTTATGAGGCGGGGAGAAGGCGGCCGGGTGCGCTCCCGCTTCAGCCACCTTCCCCTCGCTGTGGGCAACGATGGTGGAGTCCAGCACCCGCACCCGCACCAGCACCGGCGGCAGCCTCAGCTAGCAGCTCGTCAGCTCTCCGCGCACCCTCTCGCGCTCTCTCcgctcagctctctctctctctctcgtccttctctccctccctctccctccccccccctcggaCAGGAGTACccgctctcccccctccctctccccctccgcGCGCAACCACCCTCGCCACCTCAACTCCTTCGCCCCTCCTGCCGCTGGCCGTcgccgccttctcctcctccggCTTCGCTTGCCTCTGGATGCCCGGCTGCCACCACCGCGTCGCCCGCCGTTCCCGGGTCGCCCTCGACGCCCCCCTTCTCTCTCCGTGGGTCGGCCACGGCCACTGGTGGGGCGGGTTGTGAGAgaggtgtgtggggtgtgtgtgtgtgcctgtgcgcGCGCCGGCGCGcgcccctctctctgtgtgtctctctcggTCGTTCCCCGCCTGCCCTGCCTTAGAGGCGGAGAAGAAGAGGCTCTCGCCTTTGGAGGCTCGCCCTCAGCTTCAGcttcgtggtggtggtggtggtggtggaggaggaggtggtcgtcgccgccgccgccgccgccgccgccttcctccGGCGCGCTCAGCCCCGCAGTGCCTCGCCGGCACTTGATGCTATGAGAAGGAGAGCCGAGGCGAGCAGCGGCAATCCTGCGGGAGGCGTCGGATGCTGcgcctctgccgccgccgccgccgccgctgcccttCGCACCGCGGTTGCCACGCGCGGCccctggagctgctgctgctgctgctgctgccctcgCGGGTGTcgtcgctgccgccgccgctgccgcctccGCTTCCTCCGGCTGCCTTTGCCCTCTGGTGATTCTCCGCCACCGGCCTCGCTCCCGGGGGCCCTGCGGGCAAGGGCGGGAGCCGGCGCTCCCAGCTGAGGGGGGCGCCCCGCAGAGAGGCTCGCTCCttcgctgtgtgtgtgtggtggtgttgGTGGGGGAGCGCTTCCCCTCCCCGTTCTTTCGGGCGccgaccccccctccctccccgcgcAACCCACCCGCACCCGCCACCAgcctcgtcctccctccctcctgctctctcgctcgctctctccccGGCTGGCTGGGCTCCCTCAgcccgctgctgccgccgccgccgccgccgcctgtcCGTGgctcgcccgctcgcccgcccgctcgcccgcccgccttttccccctctaTGTGTGTGGAATAACTGCAGACATGACTGCGTGGAGGCAAGTCGGCGCCTGGCTCGTGGCGACGGTCTTCTGCGCGGGGCTCCTCGCCGCAGCTCAGGGTAAGTGCGGGGGTTCCGGGGTGCCTCTCTCCGTGTGTGCTCTTGTGTGTTTTCCTTCCACAGAAGAGGGGGGGGTTCTTTCTTGGGGTGGGGGCTTTCCATGCCCGACCTGAAGTGGGTCGGTGGGGCTCCCTCCTGGACTCGATTGCTTCTCAGGCACaggcatttctctttctttctttctttctttctttctttctttctctttctctccccccccccccaaaatgtacCCAAATATAGCGACGAACACCGAGAGAGACCTCTGGGCAAGGCGCTGGGTCTCCGGGCACGACGGCTCCTGACAGACACACCGTGTGGCATGCCCGCCTGTGTGTGGACGGAAGGGCACCTCTCTGAGCTGCTCCAGCCCGGTCCTTTGGGCTGCCCGAGGCACTATAGCCTGGCATGGGGAGAGCAGCCGCTCTGCCTGGATCGGGCCCCGTGGGGGAGCCCTTgctccccctttccctttctcaccACATGAGGGATGGTGTGCTTAAACCGGGATATGCTAAAGATAGCTTTCCCAGGCTGCCAagttcctctcctccccctcccccctcccccctcccccggtgtTAAATAGACCTCTCCTTCCCAGCTGATGTTGGGCTCCTTATCTCCCCACCCACCTGCCTTCTGGTCCTCTGTCTTCCCATAAGAAGGTGGCTGTGACAATGCTGCCCTTGCTTGGCTGGCATTCTTGGACATGGACTTTGTTCCTTGTAAGTTCcagggagccagccagccagcagggaaggaaagaaggaaagctgggggtgtgggggggggagagtgcagTTTGAGTCATCCTCCTCGTGcagctttctctccctctcttcctctctctccggCTTCTACAGAGGAGATCTTTGATGCTGCGCATaaacatgtgcatgtgtgtgtttgtgcacacacTTGTCTTCtcttacatgcacacacagagagagacaagcaCACAGAGATACGCACCTTCAAGATTCTCCTTTTCCATTTGTCTCCCCAGTTCCCACTCTTTACTTGTTGGCCATCCTTTTCTCTTTGGACGTGCAACAGAATGTGGGTAGGGTCTCAGAGCTTCTCTGGGTTGGCCCTAACCCCACAACTTGCCTTATCCCCTTAGACAGCAACATCTCGGGCATTCACTTTACCTCCCATTAACTGAGGCCTTTCAAAAGTTGTCAGGGGGAGGTGTGTGTTGGGCACCCAGGTGCCAGAGATGATGCTGCTCCAGGTTGACAGcacctgctgctttttttttttcagacctgTTCTAAGATCCTACTGCAGCTCCTTATGTGCACATGTTGGGGGACAGTGGTGAAAAATAAGCTATTTCTTTCCATCCCGGCTTTATTTCAAAATAGTGATGTTTCCAATGTTCCcagttcctcctccccctcttctcttcctccttcaacagttttacaaaaaaaaaaaaaaaaaaaggataggaaAGAATGAATCCTTCAAAGTGATTAAGAATGTTTGTGTCCTAACCACCTCCAGCAGGCATGTGTATACCTCTTAATGATGCCCTGGTAACACATTATGAAGTGGAGGAGCCATTTGTGAAGCAGGGATCtgtgctcacccccccccccctttccttccctttgatCACTATACAGAGATTAGGGGAAGGGTAAGAGGCAGGTGGGGGCGTGTTTCACCTCTGCTTCTGCTGCCAGGTCTTACATGATTTAAGAGCAGGAGCAAGTTGTTCGAGGCACTGATGGTCCTCCCTGCCACAaacccctcccctcccgcctCACATCCTTCCTTCCAGCTGCTGCAGGTGACAAAGTGATGCCTGGCTCCAGGCTGCCTCTGATCTCATTTTACTCACTGTGAATAAAGAACAGAGCAATAGAAACCTCTCTGACATATTTAGAAATGGTGCTGAAAGGCCAGCTCCTATAAAGAGGCAGAGGCTTGCCTTTTCAGCCTCCTCCTTGTGTACGcgcacacgcacaaacacacatttcTCTGTATACTTCTGTAGGAACATAGACaatggctggcttttctccttttGGTCTGTGGTTCCCAGAAAAGTCTCCCTGTTTCATGCCATTTGCCCCAAAGTTTCTGGTATTCACCCTTCTGTCTGGGAggtggttccccccccttttcttctttgcttgtttttctggaaacccgcccgccccccccaaagTTAGCCAGGGTTTTGCTTTGCCTTACACTGTTGCTACTTAATAATTGTGACACAGGTGTGTGGCATTTCATCCTCCTGCCTCTGGATTGGATGGTTTTGAGAAGGGAGGTTGAGGAAAAGAAGACCACAAATCCAGATCCTTTTGGCGAATTGAACTGTTAGGATGGAGTTGCTTACAGCTGCCTAGCATCAGGAACACTGCCTAGCTTGGAAACGGACAGGCTCTGGGGGTTGGTGGTAGGGGTCCATTTACCAGGAATGGACATACAAACAATGGCAATCAAATGGGTGGATCCTATAGCATCAAGAGAAACAATACATTCTTGAGACCAAGGAGAAGAGTGGGAGGTAGAATGAGATAAGCTACTATCTACGGTATTATTGCTTGAACTGCAGCTCAGAACTTAGATTTCTGACCTTTTTATTAAATATGCCGTTCCTGGTTCTTCATATGCATCCTTTAACCTTTTTGTTTTCAAGGCTGACAGGATGCACACACCTTTGTAAGCAGGTTTGTGCTTGTAAGAGCAGTgatgaaaaatgtatttgtatgATATACAAATGGATTTTGACACAATTCTTTGGTCAGTACTTCTGGTGGCAATGGTGCAAAGCTTTAGAAGATTAATTTACCTAAGCATCTTTTCAGAATAGGGAAGGTAGACTATCAGTGGAGGCAGGcaactagaggaggaggaggaggaggaggaggagaatcaaCAGTGGCATTTGATTTTCTCTCTTTGCTCTTTTTCACTCCAAAGCAAGATGCATTAGTGTCTGTATTTgtcaaaatgtgaaaattaggTATACAGCTTAAATAAAGAGAGAATGACTGAAAAACAGCTATCATGCAGTAACGTATCAGTCTTAGTTTTCCAAGCACAAAATCTTAATTAACGGATCCCAGCAACTCTTTATTTTAATTGTCCTATGGagaaaaattaatttgcttttttattgACAGAGATTCTATCCTGAAGAATCCAAAGTGTTGCAAAGTGGTGGGGGTGGCAAGGGGAGAGCAgaccaagaaagagaaaaggaaagaatttaACAgtcctttttttatatatagcaGGATAGGTATATCGATATatatatagggatgtggtggcgctgcgggttaaaccgcagaagcctctgtgctgcaaagtcagaagaccagccgtcataagatcgaatccacgtgacggtgtgagctcccatcgcttgtcccagatcctgtcaacctagcagttcaaaagcatgcaaatgcaagtagataaagaggtaccactacggtgaaggtcatggtgttccatgtctagtcgcgctggccatgtgaccacagaaactatcttcagacaaacgctggctctagggcttggaaatggggatgagcaccgtgtcctAGAGTTGGAtgcaactagactaaatgtcaaggggaacctttacttttgccTAGGTATATTGATCACATTGATTTTAATCAGTATCTCTCTGGATCAAAAATCGATAATATTTTCAACAGCTGAGCATAACATGATCCtatataaaagttttaaaaagactgCTGGGCATACTGTAgatgtttgcttttcattttcctttacttaaaaaaaacaaaaccatagGCTTTAGTGCTTACCCTGTTCATCTTCCTTCAATCACTCTCTCAAAGCCCAACAAGAATGCAACTGCATATGGTGTAAGCCTAAGCatatatttacttggaagtaattcCTGTTGAGCTCAGGTGGATTTACCTCTGAGTAAATATGGTTAGAATAGGGTTCTAAGGCTTATTTTCCAATTCTGCTTTCTCTGGAACttctccctgcttattttccTGTCACCAGGAGAATAAGCAATGTGAAAAGTATACATACGCTCTCTTTTTGAACAGCCAGAATTCAGGGAGGCCTGCGTGTCTTCATTCCAttgcttaaaaagaaaataagtagGCAAAAGTAGAAAcccctctttgtgacctcaccTCTGGCACAGTGTAATAAGGTATGTGTTGCTGGTTAGTTATAACAAAGAAAAGAATATTAAGCTTACATTTGTAcagcttttctgtttctgttggcGATTCATAGAGTTCATTATATGAGCATGAAGCTGCCATGTAGTGCGTGACGTGAAATGAAGAAGTAAAAGTTGTTTCTCGTGCTTTTATAAAAAGGCATTTACTGTATTTCCCTTATCCTGGATTTTTTGGAAAGTGAATGTTGATGGGAAAGGAGGCTACTCTTTGCAAGTTGAGGGCCCTTTGTTCCCTTTTCTTataaaggaaggagagggaagacAAACCCACAAAGGAGTTCATCTAAAAATAACATTGAGTCAACAATTGTTTGGCTGCATTATGTCCATGCTACAGAGACtagcaggaaagagagagagagagagagaacgaacacacacacacacacacacacacacacacagagagagagagagagagagagagagagagagacaaacacacgagagagagagagagagagagagagagagagaggcgcaaTGATTGAGAGAACACCTTAtatttcctctccttcttcataCCAAGAGTTCAGTCGGTGTCCTAGTTTTTTTACCTTGTCCTTGatttacaaaaaggaaacaaatggtTAGCTAGGTGCAAGAAGGAGTCTGCCTGTGTCCACTGTGGCTTTTGACCTTCCTCTATCAAACTGTAGGCTATAAAGATATAGGCCACGTCATCTCCTCCTCTCATTTCACCACCCAAGAAATCTGCCACTGTCCCCCACTTCCAAATATTCCAGACAACATCTCTTCTCTCCCAGGCCAGCTGCTACAACTTGCATAATTTCACAAGTGCAGCTTGAAACTTTCAGTCAGTTTGTGTTGTTACTGTAGATTTGCAGCCATTTTTATATTTACGAGAATGTGGCCTCACGAAATGATGGAGAACTAGCATCACATGCTTCTGATGCTGTTCTGCAAGCTACCTTGTGGACTGTTGTGAAATTTTAGGTGACAACAGTGTGAATAAAAAGGGAGCACATTGTTTTGTACCAGTGACTTATAATTGTCAGGTGGCTTTTTCAAGGAACAGAACAGAACTAAAACTATGTATAGGTATTTCAAAA
The Pogona vitticeps strain Pit_001003342236 chromosome 1, PviZW2.1, whole genome shotgun sequence genome window above contains:
- the LOC144587144 gene encoding uncharacterized protein LOC144587144 translates to MSAGGRAGGRAGEPRTGGGGGGGSSGLREPSQPGRERAREQEGGRTRLVAGAGGLRGEGGGVGARKNGEGKRSPTNTTTHTQRRSEPLCGAPPSAGSAGSRPCPQGPRERGRWRRITRGQRQPEEAEAAAAAAATTPARAAAAAAAAPGAARGNRGAKGSGGGGGGRGAASDASRRIAAARLGSPSHSIKCRRGTAGLSAPEEGGGGGGGGDDHLLLHHHHHHHEAEAEGEPPKARASSSPPLRQGRRGTTERDTQREGRAPARAQAHTHTPHTSLTTRPTSGRGRPTEREGGRRGRPGNGGRRGGGSRASRGKRSRRRRRRRRPAAGGAKELRFLPAQTMFSGYILKRRISTNAAFRVQDL